From Pelosinus fermentans DSM 17108, the proteins below share one genomic window:
- a CDS encoding 4'-phosphopantetheinyl transferase family protein, producing MKRSRVYIDKLDLIRAEGSYTAYLCCCYLSEKIDYEGVLPYLHDQERHYYNTLKFEKRMRSYLIGRFAAKQAVGALNGEENLTNILIGSGIFNQPIVVSNRQNIKVSITHSGDLGAALAFPEAHPMGIDLETVNCQQREALEGQATEWEKQKIVSLPIEYDAGLTLLWTAKEALSKLLKTGLMTPFEIFAISKMELNDHYIMCYYKNFPQYKVIGFTIHNCICSIAYPLKTELNFNPLTLKLKIFDLLTPEYR from the coding sequence TTGAAGAGAAGTCGTGTTTATATAGATAAGCTGGACTTGATTAGAGCGGAAGGCAGCTACACAGCGTATCTATGCTGCTGCTATTTATCTGAAAAAATCGATTATGAAGGAGTGCTTCCTTATCTGCATGATCAAGAACGCCATTACTACAATACATTAAAATTTGAAAAGCGGATGAGAAGTTATCTGATAGGACGTTTTGCGGCTAAACAGGCAGTTGGTGCTCTAAATGGTGAAGAGAATTTAACAAACATTTTAATCGGATCGGGTATTTTTAACCAGCCCATTGTAGTTTCCAATAGACAAAACATTAAGGTTAGTATTACGCATTCGGGAGATCTTGGAGCAGCCCTTGCTTTTCCGGAAGCTCATCCTATGGGAATTGATCTTGAAACTGTTAATTGTCAGCAAAGAGAAGCTTTGGAAGGGCAGGCAACAGAGTGGGAAAAACAGAAGATTGTCTCTTTGCCAATAGAGTATGATGCAGGTCTTACGTTGCTATGGACAGCAAAAGAAGCACTCTCCAAACTTTTGAAAACCGGATTAATGACTCCATTTGAAATTTTTGCAATTTCAAAAATGGAACTAAACGACCATTATATAATGTGTTATTATAAGAATTTTCCTCAATATAAGGTTATTGGATTTACGATTCATAATTGTATATGTTCCATTGCTTACCCTTTAAAGACCGAACTAAATTTCAATCCATTAACCTTAAAATTAAAAATTTTTGATTTGCTAACACCAGAATACAGATGA
- a CDS encoding glycerol-3-phosphate responsive antiterminator has translation MTMDVLKFLASGPVIPSARSMEDFKVALTHTVSPSVVLLFGDINTLPTLISQANEYKKRIVLHLDLFDGIGKDKAGIKFLARLGIHAIITTKSHLCRFARDEGMIVVQRLFLMDSDSLRTGLNLVRNFKPDAIEILPGSVPESAVQELVRETGLPILAGGLIRTKEDVKNAIERGISAVSTSRRDLWDDIMVNDK, from the coding sequence ATGACAATGGACGTTCTTAAATTTTTAGCCAGTGGCCCTGTAATTCCGTCGGCCCGTTCTATGGAAGATTTTAAGGTGGCTTTAACCCATACGGTTTCTCCCAGTGTAGTATTACTTTTTGGTGATATTAATACATTGCCAACTCTTATTTCCCAAGCAAATGAATATAAAAAACGCATTGTTCTGCACTTAGATCTATTTGATGGTATTGGTAAAGACAAAGCAGGTATTAAATTCTTAGCACGACTAGGGATTCACGCTATTATTACAACTAAATCCCATTTGTGCCGATTTGCGCGGGATGAAGGAATGATTGTGGTACAACGTTTATTCTTAATGGATTCAGATTCATTGCGTACCGGTTTGAATTTAGTGCGTAATTTTAAACCAGATGCCATTGAAATATTACCTGGATCGGTGCCTGAAAGTGCAGTACAGGAACTAGTTCGTGAAACTGGTCTGCCAATTTTAGCCGGTGGTTTAATACGCACAAAGGAAGATGTGAAGAATGCGATAGAAAGAGGAATTTCGGCAGTGAGTACCAGTCGGCGGGATTTATGGGATGATATTATGGTTAATGACAAGTAA